A stretch of the Planctomycetota bacterium genome encodes the following:
- a CDS encoding M48 family metallopeptidase — protein sequence MNDNPMADGRATMDFFAHQDRARGRTKLLVALYVVSVLVTCVAVAAAVVIAALVASKGDVDAAPLAGFAAAGAAGAALLIAGGTAYRISELRGGGSVVALQLGGRPIDESTSDPSERRVLNVVEEMAIASGVPVPPVYMMGEERGINAFAAGYEPSDAVIGVTRGCVDGLTRDELQGVMAHEFSHILNGDMRTNIRLVGVLGGIVLLSLAGYTLLRATAYSGGGRGRRDGRGVAGMMVLAIALVAIGGIGSVCARLIQAAVSRQREFLADASAVQFTRNPGGIAGALRRIGGGAQRANIENAHAREMSHMFFGNAVASSFLGSALASHPPLPDRIRRVDPNWDGSMLDPLERSPAPSTARRPAAESSGGPLSPREQLERLRDRRMGREQAAEQLAGHAAIPLLALIGTATPQHVAHARGMLDRLPAALREAAHDPYGCRAVVYALLMHWSSDDASLRAQLDVLQRRADFGVLRVVRALETEAASLDRDLRLPLLELCLAPLQRLSRGQLQSFARNTRALAEADGRIEPFEWALLRVLESHVEAQLGRSKDAITRSSLNRLGKEAAVVLSVLARAGAEDDESAWRAFEAGARAIAQVPTQFRETAFDHRALDAALGELRGLVPQQKRRLIEACAAVVGADGDIAPGEAELFRALAAVLGVPMPPLLPGQRVA from the coding sequence GTGAACGACAACCCCATGGCCGACGGCCGCGCCACGATGGACTTCTTCGCCCACCAGGACCGTGCGCGCGGCCGCACGAAGCTGCTGGTTGCGCTCTACGTCGTATCCGTGCTGGTTACCTGCGTCGCGGTCGCGGCGGCGGTGGTGATCGCGGCGCTCGTGGCGTCCAAGGGCGACGTCGACGCCGCGCCGCTCGCCGGCTTTGCGGCCGCCGGTGCGGCGGGCGCGGCGCTGCTCATCGCGGGCGGCACGGCCTACCGCATCAGCGAGCTCCGCGGCGGCGGCAGCGTCGTGGCGCTCCAGCTCGGCGGGCGGCCCATCGACGAATCCACGAGCGATCCGTCCGAGCGTCGCGTGCTCAACGTCGTCGAGGAGATGGCCATCGCCAGCGGCGTGCCCGTGCCCCCGGTCTACATGATGGGCGAGGAACGGGGCATCAACGCCTTCGCCGCGGGCTACGAACCCAGCGACGCGGTCATCGGCGTGACCCGGGGCTGCGTGGACGGCCTCACCCGCGACGAACTGCAGGGCGTCATGGCCCACGAGTTCAGCCACATCCTCAACGGCGACATGCGGACCAACATCCGCCTCGTCGGCGTGCTCGGCGGCATCGTCCTGCTCAGCCTCGCGGGCTACACGCTGCTGCGCGCCACGGCGTACAGCGGCGGCGGCCGCGGGCGGCGCGACGGCCGGGGCGTGGCCGGCATGATGGTGCTCGCCATCGCGCTGGTCGCCATCGGCGGCATCGGTTCCGTGTGCGCGCGGCTCATCCAGGCCGCCGTCAGCCGGCAGCGGGAGTTCCTCGCCGACGCCAGCGCCGTGCAGTTTACCCGCAACCCCGGCGGCATCGCCGGTGCGCTGCGGCGCATCGGCGGCGGTGCGCAGCGAGCAAACATCGAGAACGCCCACGCCCGCGAGATGAGCCACATGTTCTTCGGCAACGCGGTGGCGTCGTCCTTCCTCGGCTCGGCCCTGGCGAGCCACCCGCCGCTGCCCGACCGCATCCGCCGCGTGGATCCGAATTGGGACGGCAGCATGCTGGACCCGCTGGAGCGCAGCCCGGCGCCATCCACCGCGCGGCGGCCGGCCGCCGAATCGAGCGGCGGGCCGCTCTCGCCCCGCGAGCAGCTCGAGCGGCTGCGGGACCGCCGCATGGGCCGCGAGCAGGCGGCCGAGCAGCTCGCCGGGCACGCCGCGATCCCGCTGCTCGCGCTGATCGGGACCGCGACGCCGCAGCACGTGGCCCACGCCAGGGGCATGCTCGATCGCCTGCCCGCCGCCCTCCGAGAGGCCGCGCACGATCCCTACGGCTGCCGCGCGGTGGTCTATGCGTTGCTCATGCACTGGTCGAGCGACGATGCGTCGCTCCGCGCGCAGCTCGATGTCCTCCAGCGACGGGCAGATTTTGGCGTGCTGCGCGTCGTGCGTGCGCTGGAGACCGAGGCCGCGAGCCTCGACCGCGATCTGCGGCTGCCCCTGCTCGAGCTATGCCTCGCTCCACTCCAGAGACTGTCGCGGGGACAGCTCCAGTCCTTCGCGCGCAACACGCGTGCGCTCGCCGAGGCCGACGGCCGCATCGAGCCCTTCGAGTGGGCACTGCTCCGCGTCCTCGAGTCGCACGTCGAGGCGCAGCTGGGTCGCTCGAAGGACGCCATCACCCGCTCGTCGCTCAACCGGCTCGGCAAAGAGGCGGCCGTCGTGCTGTCCGTGCTCGCCCGGGCGGGGGCCGAGGACGACGAGTCCGCGTGGCGGGCCTTCGAGGCGGGCGCCCGCGCGATCGCGCAGGTGCCCACCCAGTTCCGCGAGACCGCGTTCGACCACCGCGCGCTCGACGCGGCGCTCGGCGAGCTGCGGGGACTGGTGCCCCAGCAGAAGCGGCGGCTGATCGAGGCCTGCGCGGCCGTCGTCGGTGCAGACGGCGACATCGCGCCCGGAGAGGCCGAGCTCTTCCGGGCGCTCGCCGCCGTGCTTGGAGTGCCGATGCCGCCGCTGCTGCCGGGGCAGCGGGTCGCGTGA
- a CDS encoding site-specific DNA-methyltransferase: protein MPRPPTPLRPKRATTDSDCRVYVGDCREVLPVIPEAAQGRVDLVFADPPFNWDRGYDEWDDALPDEQYCRVADSFREPSDELAFTQRWIDLCIAALTPTGSIWINIPDDWAAEIVVHLKQRGLTMVNWCVWHYRFGQNTTGRFISSKVHVLYFCRDPKRRTWRPETILEPSDRASTYFDPRTNDKRDGMPAGRRVPTDVWYGKHLGRIQGNNKERRGKHDNQLPERYLARVIRCSSHPGDLVLDPFTGSGTTAVVANALGRRFIGCEYSSAMAASAIERVEAGPVRDLRAPAESTAIFPARRRAAAAPS, encoded by the coding sequence GTGCCCCGACCGCCCACGCCGCTGCGACCGAAACGCGCCACCACCGACAGCGACTGCCGGGTGTACGTGGGCGACTGCCGCGAGGTGCTGCCGGTGATCCCCGAGGCGGCGCAGGGTCGGGTCGATCTCGTCTTCGCCGATCCGCCGTTCAACTGGGATCGCGGCTACGACGAGTGGGACGATGCCCTGCCCGACGAGCAGTACTGCCGCGTCGCCGACAGCTTCCGGGAGCCCTCGGACGAACTGGCCTTCACCCAGCGCTGGATCGACCTGTGCATCGCGGCGCTGACGCCGACGGGCTCGATCTGGATCAACATCCCCGACGACTGGGCCGCCGAGATCGTCGTGCACCTCAAGCAGCGCGGCCTCACCATGGTCAACTGGTGCGTGTGGCACTACCGCTTTGGCCAGAACACCACGGGCCGCTTCATCAGCAGCAAGGTGCACGTGCTGTACTTCTGCAGGGATCCGAAGCGGCGGACGTGGCGGCCCGAGACCATCCTCGAGCCCTCTGATCGCGCGAGCACCTACTTCGACCCCCGGACCAACGACAAACGCGACGGCATGCCCGCGGGCCGGCGGGTGCCCACCGACGTGTGGTACGGCAAGCACCTGGGCCGCATCCAGGGCAACAACAAGGAACGCCGCGGCAAGCACGACAACCAGCTGCCCGAGCGCTACCTCGCCCGCGTGATCCGCTGCTCGTCCCACCCGGGCGACCTGGTGCTCGATCCGTTTACGGGCAGCGGCACGACCGCCGTCGTCGCGAATGCCCTGGGGCGGCGATTCATCGGCTGCGAGTACTCGAGCGCGATGGCCGCCAGCGCCATCGAGCGGGTCGAGGCCGGCCCCGTCCGCGACCTGCGGGCGCCGGCCGAGAGCACCGCCATCTTCCCCGCGCGACGCCGGGCCGCAGCCGCGCCGTCCTGA
- a CDS encoding GC-type dockerin domain-anchored protein: MGTRIITSSIAAVAICSASVHAQFITGITKPVFGENQPEAFFLEDGVNTLLFDIEADLGIPATAPGFGGLAGDDANRRFFASVRNGPNDDIYVVSYDDLLNPIKLVETQSAGGTDVSIDGLAYDPAADVLYGTRTLASAGEAEGLFTIDLDTGVVSLVLDYADGGSLLTIGGIDFNPDDGLIYLADDDATGGRFLYAFDPGDPGSGLVEVAALPPAVTDVDGLAVGGGVVLLLTDNADANGGEHYLYDLATGAFSTQPSPYPAPAGSPIAPNPTGGAGYVPGLLGDACPADFDGDGELTLFDFLAFQNAFDLGEASADFDGDGELTLFDFLAFQNAFAAGCP, encoded by the coding sequence ATGGGTACACGCATCATCACCAGCTCCATTGCGGCCGTCGCTATTTGCTCGGCGTCGGTCCACGCGCAGTTCATCACCGGCATCACCAAGCCGGTGTTCGGCGAGAACCAGCCCGAGGCCTTCTTCCTCGAGGATGGCGTCAACACACTCCTGTTCGACATCGAGGCCGACCTGGGCATCCCCGCCACCGCTCCGGGCTTCGGCGGGCTGGCGGGCGACGACGCCAACCGCCGCTTCTTCGCGTCGGTCCGCAACGGGCCCAACGACGACATCTACGTCGTGTCCTACGACGACCTGCTCAACCCCATCAAGCTCGTCGAGACGCAGAGCGCCGGCGGCACGGACGTGTCCATCGACGGCCTCGCGTATGACCCAGCCGCCGACGTGCTGTACGGCACGCGGACGCTGGCCTCCGCGGGCGAAGCCGAGGGCCTCTTCACGATCGATCTGGATACGGGCGTCGTGTCGCTCGTGCTGGACTACGCCGACGGCGGCAGCCTGCTGACCATCGGTGGCATCGACTTCAATCCCGACGACGGGCTGATCTATCTGGCCGACGACGACGCGACCGGCGGGCGTTTCCTGTATGCCTTCGATCCGGGCGATCCCGGCTCGGGCCTGGTCGAGGTTGCGGCCCTGCCGCCGGCGGTGACCGACGTGGACGGCCTCGCCGTCGGTGGCGGCGTCGTGCTCCTGCTGACCGACAACGCCGACGCCAACGGCGGCGAGCACTACCTCTACGACCTCGCGACGGGCGCGTTCTCGACGCAGCCCTCGCCCTACCCGGCGCCGGCCGGCAGCCCGATAGCGCCCAATCCGACGGGCGGTGCGGGCTACGTGCCCGGTCTGCTCGGCGATGCCTGCCCGGCGGACTTCGACGGCGACGGCGAGCTGACCCTCTTCGATTTCCTGGCCTTCCAGAACGCCTTCGATCTGGGCGAGGCGTCGGCAGATTTCGATGGCGACGGCGAGCTGACCCTCTTCGATTTCCTGGCCTTCCAGAACGCCTTCGCCGCCGGCTGCCCCTAG
- a CDS encoding SDR family oxidoreductase encodes MSESSDARAAVITGGSEGIGLETARMLVAKGWRVLIVGRTRSKLDAAMDELGEDARACQADVGSPDAPREIMQCVLGEFGRLDALINNAGYAPLTPLADTTMQEIDESFAVNAVGPAKLVLEAWPLLTESAQDGGGRVVSVSTMATRDPFAGFYAYGAAKGAIDVLTKSIAKEGKRQKVRAFAVAPGAVETGMLRANFDEKAVPPSAALDPGVVAEVIVACACGERDGDNGTSIEVTP; translated from the coding sequence ATGAGCGAGAGCAGCGATGCGAGGGCGGCGGTCATCACCGGAGGCTCGGAGGGCATCGGCCTCGAAACGGCCCGCATGCTGGTGGCCAAGGGCTGGCGGGTGCTGATCGTCGGGCGCACCCGCTCGAAGCTCGATGCCGCGATGGACGAGCTGGGCGAGGACGCCCGCGCGTGCCAGGCCGACGTCGGTTCGCCCGATGCGCCCCGCGAGATCATGCAATGCGTGCTGGGCGAGTTCGGCCGGCTCGATGCGCTGATCAACAACGCCGGCTACGCGCCGCTGACGCCCCTGGCCGACACCACCATGCAGGAGATCGACGAGTCCTTCGCCGTCAACGCCGTGGGGCCGGCCAAGCTGGTGCTCGAGGCCTGGCCGCTGCTGACCGAGAGCGCCCAGGACGGCGGTGGCCGCGTCGTGAGCGTGTCGACCATGGCCACGCGGGATCCGTTCGCGGGCTTCTACGCCTACGGCGCGGCCAAGGGCGCCATCGACGTGCTGACCAAGAGCATCGCCAAGGAGGGCAAGCGGCAGAAGGTCCGGGCATTCGCCGTTGCGCCCGGCGCCGTCGAGACCGGCATGCTGCGGGCGAACTTCGACGAGAAGGCCGTCCCGCCCTCGGCCGCCCTCGATCCCGGGGTCGTCGCCGAGGTCATCGTGGCCTGCGCGTGCGGGGAGCGAGACGGCGACAACGGCACGTCGATCGAGGTCACCCCGTAG
- the pyk gene encoding pyruvate kinase: protein MPTSPTVPEHAAGEADRAPGPHHAPARRGERPPLTKIVATIGPASDDAAMLARLIDAGANVFRLNFSHGTLEEHGRRLRTIREVADDMHARVGVLGDLPGPKIRVGAVPDLARGGGIDLETGQEVLLDRTLSEAIIRSENGQPLPALPLTYGGLVDEVEPGQRVLINDGAVRMLAVATEPGGQAIRCLVTVGGKVTSRKGINLPETDVRAPALTERDIELAQWAAEHELDYLALSFVRSAKEIRELRALVEQYSGDRGTIPIIAKIEKPQAIRCIDEIAEATDGIMVARGDLGVEMDIPEVPPAQKRIIKAARDWGKPCIVATQMLETMIENATPTRAEASDVANAIFDRAGAVMLSGETAVGRHPALVVETMARIARSAERALADRDDEATPPAQLRQTRYRTAALAHGAWHLARDLDAKAIACWSQLGGTARYLSQNTFDIPIVAWSSDPAASRRMALLRGVYPLLAEPPESGRLAEWTDEVEAYLLDHGWASRGDQVLLIAGRPLGVARVVNSISVLKLGDPDGGYRLHA from the coding sequence GTGCCCACAAGCCCCACCGTCCCCGAGCACGCCGCCGGCGAGGCCGACCGCGCACCCGGACCCCACCACGCCCCGGCCCGCCGGGGCGAGCGGCCGCCGCTGACCAAGATCGTCGCGACCATCGGCCCCGCGTCCGACGACGCCGCCATGCTCGCCCGGCTGATCGACGCCGGCGCCAACGTCTTCCGGCTCAACTTCTCGCACGGCACCCTGGAGGAGCACGGCCGGCGGCTGCGCACCATCCGCGAGGTGGCCGACGACATGCACGCCCGTGTCGGCGTGCTGGGCGACCTGCCGGGCCCCAAGATCCGCGTCGGGGCGGTGCCCGACCTGGCCCGCGGCGGCGGCATCGACCTGGAGACCGGCCAGGAGGTGCTCCTCGACCGCACGCTCAGCGAGGCGATCATCCGCAGCGAGAACGGCCAGCCGCTGCCCGCGCTGCCGCTGACCTACGGCGGGCTGGTCGACGAGGTCGAGCCGGGCCAGCGGGTGCTCATCAACGACGGTGCGGTCCGCATGCTGGCGGTCGCCACCGAGCCGGGCGGGCAGGCCATCCGCTGCCTGGTGACCGTCGGCGGCAAGGTGACGTCCCGCAAGGGCATCAACCTGCCCGAGACCGACGTCCGCGCACCCGCGCTGACCGAGCGGGACATCGAGCTTGCGCAATGGGCCGCCGAGCACGAGCTGGACTACCTGGCGCTGTCCTTCGTCCGCAGCGCCAAGGAGATCCGCGAGCTGCGGGCGCTCGTCGAGCAATACTCGGGCGATCGCGGGACGATCCCGATCATCGCGAAGATCGAGAAGCCCCAGGCGATCCGCTGCATCGACGAGATCGCCGAGGCGACCGACGGCATCATGGTGGCGCGAGGCGACCTGGGCGTGGAGATGGACATCCCCGAGGTGCCGCCCGCGCAGAAGCGGATCATCAAGGCCGCCCGGGACTGGGGCAAGCCGTGCATCGTGGCGACGCAGATGCTCGAGACGATGATCGAGAACGCCACGCCGACGCGGGCCGAGGCCAGCGACGTGGCCAACGCCATCTTCGATCGCGCCGGCGCGGTCATGCTGTCGGGCGAGACCGCCGTCGGCCGGCACCCGGCGCTCGTCGTCGAGACCATGGCCCGCATCGCCCGCAGCGCCGAGCGGGCCCTGGCCGACCGCGATGATGAAGCCACGCCGCCCGCCCAGCTCCGCCAGACGCGCTACCGCACCGCCGCCCTGGCCCACGGTGCGTGGCACCTGGCGCGGGACCTGGACGCGAAGGCCATCGCCTGCTGGTCGCAGCTGGGCGGCACCGCCCGCTACCTCAGCCAGAACACCTTCGACATCCCCATCGTCGCGTGGTCGTCCGACCCCGCGGCATCGCGGCGGATGGCGCTGCTCCGCGGCGTGTATCCGCTGCTGGCCGAACCGCCCGAGTCCGGCCGCCTCGCCGAGTGGACCGACGAGGTCGAGGCCTACCTGCTCGATCATGGGTGGGCATCCCGGGGCGACCAGGTGCTGCTCATCGCCGGCCGGCCGCTGGGCGTCGCCCGCGTAGTCAACTCGATCTCGGTGCTGAAGCTGGGCGATCCCGACGGCGGCTACCGGCTGCACGCCTAG
- a CDS encoding LemA family protein: MVVWVLLAVGLFITLGGLGVIGWGVSIYNALNRLRERFKNAFAQIDVQLKRRHDLIPNLVETAKGYMAHERETLEAVIAARNQAVSGLDAASGNPGDAGAMQGLASAEGALTGAMGRLFAVMEAYPDLKANTNMMSLQEELTSTENKVAFARQAFNDQVTEYNTYRKSFPPVVLAGLFGHGQDAGLLEFEDAAEIKEAPKVSFS, encoded by the coding sequence ATGGTCGTCTGGGTGCTGCTGGCGGTGGGGCTGTTCATCACGCTCGGCGGCCTGGGCGTCATCGGGTGGGGCGTGTCGATCTACAACGCGCTCAACCGCCTGCGGGAGCGCTTCAAGAACGCCTTCGCCCAGATCGACGTGCAGCTCAAGCGGCGGCACGACCTGATCCCCAACCTGGTCGAGACCGCCAAGGGCTACATGGCCCACGAACGAGAGACGCTCGAGGCCGTCATCGCCGCCCGCAACCAGGCCGTCAGCGGCCTAGATGCCGCCTCGGGCAACCCGGGCGACGCCGGCGCGATGCAGGGCCTCGCCAGCGCCGAGGGCGCGCTCACGGGCGCCATGGGCCGGCTGTTCGCGGTCATGGAGGCCTACCCCGACCTCAAGGCCAACACCAACATGATGAGCCTGCAGGAGGAGCTGACCTCGACGGAGAACAAGGTCGCCTTCGCGCGCCAGGCCTTCAACGACCAGGTGACCGAGTACAACACCTACCGCAAGAGCTTCCCGCCCGTGGTTCTCGCGGGCCTGTTCGGCCACGGCCAGGATGCCGGGCTTCTCGAGTTCGAGGACGCCGCCGAGATCAAGGAAGCGCCCAAGGTCTCCTTCTCCTGA
- a CDS encoding S8 family serine peptidase produces MRNSLSRTRLCAFVAVAGTAASALAGDRSATLGEAYFGPFEERAGALEFSGRMLVAPRTVLDFQREGMTFEAAADRRATAIARLADVVVHHDRGPDRFTVRLPDGMDETQYGALLGNTDDYRFAHPDWIVFPTLEPDDPRYDEQWHHPIMQSEMAWEITTGSSSIVTAYVDTGVLTSHEDLSASLLEGYNSADRLLESAGGVVNDQNGHGTHVAGCGAAIGDNGVGVAGVGWNLGIRPVRATAASAGGGGGTSLTAILHGAEWAVENGARTASCSWTGVEAPAVGDSGTYIKSQGGLLLYAANNFGQDHSGFEWPDTIVVGASNPSDVRAGFSSFGRAVDVFAPGVDILSSTRDGGYGRASGTSMATPVTNGVIGTMWSAAPDLTPDIIQAMLYDTCDDIGPSSIYGNGRVNLFQAVAAAAGSGEPAAPVAVDDESSVIAGGEVAIDVLSNDFDINGDPITIDGFDATGSLGGTIERSVGTGPDGRDELVYSGPAGTFGLDEFTYTITDGGFTAEGTVTVDVLDPSTFRTPENPSLTQPGVDVAYYEVIGASVLPDFDTLLPYATDVADQINFPSTSGEFMNSGRSDNVGAVFRGYVEVAETGVYTLFTNSDDGSKLYLGDDLVVDNDGLHGMVEIGTEVALLAGKHALRVEFFEAGGGAGVIFSLRDTDGVKQVVSAGDLSRDLACPADFDGDGELSIFDFLAFQNAFDAGDPSADFDGDGSLSIFDFLAFQNAFDAGC; encoded by the coding sequence ATGCGAAATTCGCTCTCGCGCACGAGGCTGTGCGCCTTCGTTGCCGTTGCCGGCACCGCCGCCTCCGCCCTCGCCGGCGATCGCTCCGCGACGCTGGGCGAGGCCTACTTCGGGCCCTTCGAGGAGCGTGCGGGCGCCCTGGAGTTCAGCGGCCGGATGCTCGTGGCGCCGCGGACGGTGCTCGACTTCCAGCGCGAGGGCATGACCTTCGAGGCCGCCGCGGATCGCCGGGCGACGGCCATCGCCCGCCTCGCCGATGTCGTGGTGCATCACGATCGTGGTCCGGATCGCTTCACGGTCCGGCTGCCCGACGGCATGGACGAGACGCAGTACGGCGCGTTGCTTGGCAACACGGACGACTACCGCTTCGCGCACCCCGACTGGATCGTGTTCCCGACGCTCGAGCCCGATGATCCGCGGTACGACGAGCAGTGGCACCATCCGATCATGCAGTCGGAGATGGCCTGGGAGATTACCACGGGCAGTTCGTCGATCGTGACGGCCTATGTGGACACCGGCGTGCTCACGAGCCACGAGGATCTGTCCGCGTCGCTGCTGGAGGGGTACAACTCGGCGGACCGGTTGCTCGAGTCCGCGGGCGGCGTCGTCAACGATCAGAACGGCCACGGCACGCACGTCGCCGGCTGCGGTGCGGCCATCGGCGACAACGGCGTGGGCGTCGCCGGCGTGGGCTGGAACCTGGGGATCCGCCCCGTCCGCGCGACGGCCGCGTCGGCGGGTGGCGGGGGTGGCACCTCGCTCACGGCCATCCTGCACGGCGCCGAGTGGGCCGTCGAGAACGGCGCCCGCACCGCGAGCTGCTCCTGGACGGGCGTCGAGGCGCCTGCGGTGGGCGATTCGGGTACCTACATCAAGAGCCAGGGCGGCCTGCTGCTGTACGCGGCCAACAACTTCGGCCAGGACCACAGCGGCTTCGAGTGGCCCGACACCATCGTCGTCGGTGCCAGCAACCCGAGCGACGTGCGGGCGGGCTTCTCGAGCTTCGGCCGCGCCGTCGACGTCTTCGCGCCGGGCGTGGACATCCTCAGCTCGACCCGGGACGGCGGCTACGGCCGCGCTAGCGGCACCAGCATGGCGACTCCGGTGACCAACGGCGTGATCGGCACGATGTGGTCGGCCGCTCCCGACCTGACGCCCGACATCATCCAGGCCATGCTCTACGACACCTGCGACGACATCGGCCCGTCATCGATCTACGGCAACGGCCGGGTCAACCTCTTCCAGGCCGTCGCGGCGGCGGCCGGCTCGGGCGAGCCCGCGGCGCCCGTCGCGGTGGACGACGAGTCGTCGGTCATCGCCGGCGGTGAGGTCGCCATCGACGTGCTGTCCAACGACTTCGACATCAACGGCGATCCAATCACCATCGACGGCTTCGACGCGACTGGTTCGCTTGGCGGCACCATCGAGCGCAGCGTCGGCACCGGGCCCGACGGCCGCGACGAGCTGGTCTACAGCGGCCCGGCGGGGACGTTCGGCCTCGACGAGTTCACCTACACCATCACCGATGGTGGCTTCACCGCCGAGGGCACGGTCACCGTGGACGTGCTCGATCCGTCGACCTTCCGCACGCCGGAGAACCCGTCGCTCACGCAGCCGGGCGTGGACGTGGCCTACTACGAGGTCATCGGCGCCAGCGTGCTGCCGGACTTCGATACCCTGCTGCCCTACGCGACCGACGTCGCCGACCAGATCAACTTCCCGTCGACCAGCGGCGAGTTCATGAACAGCGGGCGGTCGGACAACGTCGGCGCCGTGTTCCGCGGCTACGTCGAGGTCGCCGAGACCGGCGTGTACACGCTGTTCACCAACTCCGACGATGGATCGAAGCTCTACCTGGGCGATGACCTCGTGGTCGACAACGACGGCCTGCACGGCATGGTCGAGATCGGCACCGAGGTCGCGCTGCTGGCCGGCAAGCACGCCCTTCGCGTCGAGTTCTTCGAGGCCGGCGGCGGCGCGGGCGTCATCTTCAGCCTGCGGGATACCGACGGCGTCAAGCAGGTCGTGTCGGCCGGTGATCTCTCGCGGGACCTCGCCTGTCCGGCCGACTTCGACGGCGACGGTGAGCTGAGCATCTTCGACTTCCTGGCCTTCCAGAACGCCTTCGATGCGGGCGATCCGTCCGCGGACTTCGACGGCGACGGGTCGCTGTCGATCTTCGACTTCCTGGCCTTCCAGAACGCGTTCGACGCGGGCTGCTAG
- a CDS encoding extracellular solute-binding protein produces the protein MRWKAAVLLAGMLALLALPLALRRGDATPQRDGPTLVVITPHTQQIRDEFAIAFARWHEQNFGEPANVDWRTPGGTSEIRRLLQDQYRAALNAGEFGIVPGALGEPFVEIDAGRMGYDILFGGGSYEHGQIARGVRIAVPEGVPGAELAGGAGAELAVPISVPAGFTPQQLDGWYGENAIGSERLYHPKQYWLGTALSSFGILYNKDLYRERGLEPPRAFEDLTDPQLAGMVALADPRQSGSITTTFESILNAYDWDEGWRILREMAANTRYFTNAATKPPLDVAAGEAMAGLAIDFYGRTQSQSVVPPGAPASASRVGYVDPVGAVYIDADPISILRGAPHPELARRFVEFTLTEQAQSLWQFPANPDQTGPPPTGPVQYELRRAPVRRVMYERHADRFIDELDPFNAAADVENRGWRSSISIMMGAFGVDSDEELQRAWAALNELRAMAATDPAFESTLREAEAAFYAFPSEPVTGEDGAVRELVFSAENYRPVRNAWRDPERAVEAQIEYTRFFRDRYREVVKLARDAARRRDP, from the coding sequence ATGCGATGGAAGGCCGCCGTGCTGCTCGCGGGCATGCTCGCCCTGCTGGCCCTGCCGCTTGCCCTAAGGCGTGGTGATGCGACCCCGCAGCGCGACGGCCCGACGCTGGTCGTCATCACGCCGCACACGCAGCAGATCCGCGACGAGTTCGCAATCGCCTTCGCCCGCTGGCACGAGCAGAACTTCGGCGAGCCCGCGAACGTCGATTGGCGGACGCCCGGCGGCACGAGCGAGATCCGACGGCTGCTGCAGGACCAGTACCGCGCCGCGCTCAACGCCGGCGAATTCGGCATCGTGCCCGGTGCGCTCGGCGAGCCCTTCGTGGAGATCGACGCCGGCCGCATGGGCTACGACATCCTGTTCGGCGGGGGCAGCTACGAGCACGGCCAGATTGCGCGGGGCGTGAGGATTGCGGTGCCGGAGGGCGTCCCGGGGGCCGAACTCGCCGGCGGCGCGGGGGCGGAGCTGGCCGTGCCCATCAGCGTTCCGGCCGGATTCACGCCGCAGCAACTCGATGGGTGGTACGGCGAGAATGCCATCGGCTCCGAGCGGCTGTACCACCCCAAGCAATACTGGCTCGGCACCGCGCTCTCGAGCTTCGGCATCCTCTATAACAAGGACCTGTACCGCGAGCGGGGACTCGAGCCGCCCCGGGCCTTCGAAGACCTGACCGATCCCCAGCTCGCCGGCATGGTCGCGCTAGCCGACCCCAGGCAGAGCGGCTCGATCACCACCACCTTCGAGTCGATCCTCAACGCCTATGACTGGGACGAGGGCTGGCGGATCCTGCGCGAGATGGCCGCCAACACGCGCTACTTCACCAACGCGGCGACCAAGCCCCCGCTCGACGTCGCCGCGGGCGAGGCGATGGCCGGCCTGGCGATCGACTTCTACGGCCGCACCCAGAGCCAGTCCGTCGTGCCCCCCGGTGCGCCCGCGAGCGCGAGCCGCGTGGGTTATGTTGATCCGGTGGGCGCAGTCTACATCGATGCCGACCCGATCTCGATACTCCGCGGTGCGCCGCACCCTGAGCTGGCACGCCGCTTCGTCGAGTTCACGCTCACCGAGCAGGCCCAGAGCCTGTGGCAGTTCCCAGCCAATCCCGACCAGACCGGTCCGCCGCCGACCGGGCCGGTGCAGTACGAGCTTCGGCGGGCCCCGGTCCGCCGGGTGATGTACGAGCGGCACGCCGACCGCTTCATCGACGAGCTCGATCCGTTCAACGCCGCCGCCGACGTCGAGAACCGCGGCTGGCGCTCGTCGATCTCGATCATGATGGGCGCCTTCGGCGTGGACAGCGACGAGGAACTGCAGCGGGCGTGGGCAGCACTCAATGAGCTGCGGGCGATGGCCGCCACCGACCCGGCGTTCGAGTCAACGCTCCGCGAGGCCGAGGCCGCCTTCTACGCCTTCCCCAGCGAGCCCGTGACCGGCGAGGATGGTGCCGTCCGCGAGCTGGTCTTCAGCGCGGAGAACTACCGGCCGGTCCGCAACGCCTGGAGGGATCCCGAGCGGGCGGTCGAGGCGCAGATCGAGTACACCCGGTTCTTCCGCGACCGATATAGGGAAGTGGTCAAGCTCGCCCGCGACGCCGCCCGGCGACGCGACCCCTAG